The following proteins are co-located in the Maridesulfovibrio sp. genome:
- a CDS encoding GNAT family N-acetyltransferase, producing MPATVHIRNANSADLVPMTDLLKSLFSVEKDFSADGNRQTKGLKILLGNPRARILVAEEQGEVVGMCTGQIVISTAEGGPSILVEDVVVRSDRQGEGIGTMLMEAILKFAEENRATRLQLLADCDNTPALKFYEKTGWSNTSLICLRKTNA from the coding sequence ATGCCGGCCACAGTTCATATCCGCAACGCCAACTCCGCTGATCTGGTCCCGATGACCGATCTGCTGAAGTCGCTTTTCTCCGTCGAGAAGGACTTTTCAGCGGATGGGAACAGACAGACGAAAGGATTAAAAATTCTGCTAGGCAATCCCCGGGCACGCATTCTGGTTGCAGAAGAACAAGGTGAAGTGGTCGGCATGTGCACCGGTCAGATTGTAATCTCTACCGCTGAAGGCGGCCCGTCCATCCTTGTTGAAGACGTGGTTGTCCGCAGCGATCGGCAGGGGGAGGGAATCGGCACCATGCTCATGGAAGCCATTCTCAAATTCGCAGAAGAAAACAGAGCAACAAGACTGCAATTGCTTGCAGACTGCGACAATACCCCGGCCCTTAAATTTTACGAAAAAACAGGCTGGAGCAACACAAGCCTGATCTGCCTTCGCAAGACGAACGCATAG
- a CDS encoding (2Fe-2S) ferredoxin domain-containing protein, with protein MATPERMIICCQSFRAAGAPKGICHKQTDGFLQYIEEEIIDRGIDALVVATSCLKQCDNGPILVVQPENWWFKGVDSEEAIDEILDGLEDGEPCAEYLLD; from the coding sequence ATGGCTACCCCTGAAAGAATGATCATCTGTTGTCAGAGTTTCCGCGCTGCGGGCGCACCCAAAGGCATCTGTCACAAGCAGACCGACGGATTCCTGCAATACATAGAAGAAGAAATCATCGACCGCGGCATAGACGCACTGGTGGTAGCCACCAGCTGTCTGAAGCAGTGCGATAACGGCCCCATCCTCGTGGTTCAACCAGAGAACTGGTGGTTCAAGGGCGTTGATTCCGAAGAAGCCATCGATGAAATCCTTGATGGCCTTGAAGACGGTGAACCCTGCGCAGAGTACCTGCTGGATTAA
- the nifK gene encoding nitrogenase molybdenum-iron protein subunit beta: MLLRHTPTEISDRKTLVINPAKTCQPIGAMYAALGVKGCLPHSHGSQGCCAYHRSMLTRHYKEPVSAATSSFTEGASVFGGQANLLQAINNIFTVYEPEVIAVHTTCLSETIGDDLTQIITKATKEGKIPEGKTVFGAPTPSYVGSHVTGFSNMVKAMAQLAEPTSKKNGKVNIIPGWVEPCDMEEIKRLCTMIGVDITMFPDTSGVLNGPLSGEYKMFPDGGVTIKELKEAGQATGTIALGEWCSAEGARWLDSKHKVPCTVLDMPFGLKATDRFIDVLRTVAGVSIPDSVSYERGQLVDMISDMHQYLYGKKVAIYGDPDQLISMVEFLRSIDMCPVYVVTGTPGKKFEKRIKELTADMPYECKVKAKGDMFLMHQWIKNEPVDLLMGNSYGKYIARDEDIPFLRWGFPITDRQGHQYFPTVGYKGGLRLLEKILGLLMDRIDRDTPEETFELVL; encoded by the coding sequence ATGTTACTCAGACACACCCCCACAGAAATAAGTGATCGCAAGACACTGGTCATCAACCCGGCCAAGACTTGTCAGCCCATCGGCGCCATGTACGCCGCACTGGGTGTGAAAGGCTGCCTGCCCCACTCCCACGGATCGCAGGGCTGCTGCGCCTATCACAGGTCCATGCTGACCAGACACTATAAAGAACCCGTTTCCGCCGCTACCAGCTCCTTTACTGAAGGTGCTTCAGTCTTCGGCGGACAGGCCAACCTCCTTCAGGCCATCAATAACATCTTCACGGTCTACGAACCGGAAGTAATTGCGGTGCACACCACCTGCCTTTCCGAAACCATTGGTGACGACCTGACCCAGATCATCACCAAGGCCACCAAAGAAGGCAAAATTCCTGAAGGCAAAACTGTTTTCGGTGCACCGACCCCCAGTTACGTGGGCTCACATGTCACCGGCTTCTCCAACATGGTCAAAGCCATGGCCCAGCTGGCCGAACCGACCTCCAAAAAGAACGGTAAGGTCAACATAATTCCCGGCTGGGTGGAACCCTGCGACATGGAAGAGATCAAGCGTCTCTGCACCATGATCGGGGTAGACATCACCATGTTCCCGGATACTTCCGGCGTACTCAACGGTCCCCTTAGCGGCGAATACAAAATGTTCCCCGACGGCGGCGTGACCATCAAAGAACTTAAGGAAGCCGGACAGGCTACCGGAACCATCGCACTCGGCGAGTGGTGTTCCGCAGAAGGAGCCCGCTGGCTGGATTCCAAGCACAAGGTCCCCTGTACCGTGCTGGATATGCCCTTCGGCCTGAAAGCCACAGACCGCTTCATCGACGTGCTGCGCACTGTGGCCGGGGTATCCATCCCCGACTCCGTCTCCTACGAGCGCGGCCAGTTGGTGGACATGATTTCGGACATGCACCAGTACCTCTACGGCAAGAAGGTCGCCATCTACGGTGATCCAGACCAGCTCATTTCCATGGTGGAATTCCTCCGCTCCATCGATATGTGCCCGGTCTACGTAGTTACCGGTACTCCCGGCAAGAAGTTCGAAAAGCGGATCAAGGAACTTACTGCAGACATGCCTTACGAATGCAAGGTCAAAGCAAAAGGCGACATGTTCCTCATGCATCAGTGGATCAAGAACGAACCTGTGGATCTGCTCATGGGTAACTCCTACGGCAAATACATTGCCCGCGACGAAGACATCCCGTTCCTGCGCTGGGGATTCCCCATCACGGACCGTCAGGGTCACCAGTACTTCCCCACCGTGGGTTACAAAGGCGGCCTGAGACTTCTGGAAAAAATTCTCGGCCTGCTTATGGATCGCATTGACCGCGATACCCCCGAAGAAACCTTTGAACTTGTCCTTTAA
- a CDS encoding type VI secretion protein IcmF/TssM N-terminal domain-containing protein, with amino-acid sequence MKKFLLNLLKIIFIVLLFVLAAVASYALVTYMGWPWWAGACLFGGVIGLVAAFFFIRKWMLRRREKKFVKRIVDQDDSAIAAAPLHERSRLQELQTRWIEAVQLLQNSELRRHGNPLYALPWFMVFGESDSGKSTAVASSRLTSILSDVGPTPGVSATRNCDWWFFEEAVILDTAGRYAIPIDESRDKEEWEKFLTLLVKYRKREPLNGLIITLPADRLQSGDEDSLHEYGRSLRRRINELMRVLGVRFPVYVLLTKMDLVFGLKGLTEVLPDEARSQAMGMVNEAMTSDPEDFVDTAVSGVIERLRDLRMTLLDRENSFDPAFLLFAEELDSLRPRIRAFADGVFEDNPYQEQPLFRGIYFSSGEQIGEQSSAFLDSLPSLQNVETKLPGTRQGLFLHDFFSKVLTRDRNLFTPIIEFLKWKLLTRNMGMLVWLLLLFFVCGLFSMSFLGNRRALDDLFTAFPKPPEFSEKIDECVVEMEGLREKIVHLHDLNSNWWVPRMGLEVSLEAEQKVRQLYVEKFESALLKPVDAELSRTIESLHSGSSEQEISDFVKLLGWRIDLIDNRIEGGKSKPLAPYELPSGQAMSMAVPGFESDLMKYYGQTYSSYLDWIENDEGLKEQKLLLQARLGKVFSLKGSDFKWLVDWVDSNPEVQPVTLRDFWGGPRLHFENEIQVSPAYTTTGHKMLTDFLGELRKAMPDNTDFAQREKDFWSWYAEQFYRSWYSFSEHFTEGERQLLTKDDYSSMAHTMADPDNPYFMLLSRMKEEFAVIKGLGTAPDWIADLFGFNIVLTQYKAIKAKGVEESSQKAEDSLRKIMADLGGTMAKNIEARIEGAKQLQEYMQVLHDLAGFTTSQETAFKSAAALYPATGQSSDSGADSKSAGAVKKNPVDGATRAMAALRTRMRSGGQGTHMFWNLVAGPLEFMVYVITMEASCELQQLWEGKVLAETAHVPSDKLRTTLFGKSGIVDKFTSGSAAPFLSKGVKGWQSRQWLGIPFPFREEFFVFLNDGEQGAQEIQPEYKVGLSTIPTSVNSNATQEPYVTTLSLECGSGRQELVNYNYSEKTTFTWKPDQCGTTTLTIRFPGIDLVKTYEGKLGFAKFLSEFRNGEVNFSPKDFPDQAKGLQGLGVSSVKVGYNFSGAVPVIEVLQIKPLNLPNFITDCWEN; translated from the coding sequence ATGAAGAAATTTTTACTCAATCTGCTCAAGATCATATTTATCGTGCTGCTTTTTGTGCTGGCGGCAGTAGCCTCCTATGCCCTTGTTACTTACATGGGCTGGCCGTGGTGGGCCGGGGCATGTCTTTTCGGCGGAGTGATCGGGCTGGTTGCTGCTTTCTTTTTCATCCGTAAATGGATGCTGCGCAGGCGGGAGAAGAAATTCGTTAAGCGCATTGTTGATCAGGATGATTCAGCCATTGCAGCAGCCCCGCTGCATGAGCGTTCCCGTTTGCAGGAACTGCAGACCCGTTGGATCGAGGCTGTTCAATTGCTTCAGAATTCGGAACTGCGCAGGCATGGCAATCCCTTGTACGCCCTGCCTTGGTTTATGGTTTTCGGTGAATCAGATTCCGGCAAGAGCACTGCGGTCGCCAGCAGCAGGCTGACCTCTATTCTTTCAGACGTTGGTCCCACTCCCGGAGTTTCCGCCACCCGCAATTGTGACTGGTGGTTCTTTGAGGAGGCAGTCATCCTAGATACTGCCGGGCGATACGCCATTCCCATTGATGAATCGCGTGATAAGGAAGAATGGGAAAAATTCCTGACCCTGCTGGTCAAATACCGCAAACGTGAACCTCTCAACGGATTGATCATCACCCTGCCTGCCGACCGTCTGCAGTCCGGGGATGAAGACAGCCTGCACGAATACGGACGCAGTTTGCGGCGGCGAATCAATGAACTCATGCGCGTGTTGGGAGTACGTTTTCCGGTCTACGTGCTGCTGACCAAGATGGACCTTGTTTTCGGGCTCAAAGGACTGACTGAGGTTTTACCTGATGAGGCTCGCTCGCAAGCAATGGGCATGGTAAATGAGGCCATGACTTCCGATCCAGAAGACTTTGTGGATACTGCCGTTTCCGGGGTTATCGAGCGTCTTCGTGATTTGCGTATGACCCTGCTGGACCGGGAGAACAGCTTTGATCCCGCTTTCCTGCTTTTTGCCGAGGAACTGGACAGTTTGCGCCCGCGTATCCGGGCTTTTGCGGACGGTGTATTCGAGGATAATCCCTATCAGGAACAACCGTTGTTCCGGGGAATTTATTTTTCCAGCGGCGAGCAGATCGGCGAGCAGAGTTCCGCTTTTCTGGACAGTCTTCCATCTTTGCAGAATGTGGAAACAAAGCTTCCGGGCACCCGTCAGGGTTTGTTCCTGCACGACTTTTTTTCCAAGGTCTTGACCCGTGACCGCAATTTGTTCACCCCCATAATTGAATTCCTCAAATGGAAACTGCTCACTCGCAATATGGGAATGCTGGTCTGGTTGCTTTTGCTGTTTTTTGTCTGCGGTCTGTTCAGTATGTCCTTTTTGGGCAACCGTCGCGCTCTTGATGATCTTTTCACCGCTTTTCCGAAACCACCGGAGTTTTCTGAAAAGATTGATGAATGTGTTGTAGAGATGGAAGGTCTTCGCGAGAAAATAGTGCATTTGCACGATTTGAATTCCAATTGGTGGGTTCCGCGCATGGGGCTTGAAGTCAGCCTTGAGGCGGAGCAGAAGGTCCGGCAGCTTTATGTTGAAAAGTTTGAATCAGCATTGCTGAAACCTGTGGATGCTGAGTTGTCCCGGACAATCGAAAGCTTGCACTCAGGTTCTTCGGAGCAGGAAATCAGTGATTTTGTCAAGCTGCTCGGTTGGCGCATCGACCTGATTGATAACCGGATTGAAGGTGGAAAATCAAAGCCTTTGGCCCCGTATGAACTTCCTTCCGGTCAGGCCATGTCCATGGCTGTTCCGGGTTTCGAGTCGGACCTGATGAAGTACTATGGGCAAACTTACAGCTCTTATCTTGATTGGATTGAGAATGATGAAGGATTGAAAGAACAAAAGCTGCTTTTGCAGGCCCGGCTGGGCAAAGTTTTCAGTCTTAAGGGATCGGATTTTAAATGGTTGGTGGATTGGGTTGATTCCAATCCTGAAGTGCAGCCGGTAACCCTGCGCGATTTTTGGGGCGGGCCGCGTCTGCATTTTGAAAACGAAATTCAGGTTTCCCCTGCTTACACGACCACCGGACATAAGATGCTGACTGATTTCCTTGGGGAATTGCGCAAGGCGATGCCGGATAATACGGATTTCGCACAGCGTGAAAAGGATTTCTGGAGTTGGTATGCAGAGCAATTCTATCGTTCATGGTATTCCTTCTCCGAGCATTTTACCGAAGGTGAACGTCAGTTGCTGACCAAAGATGACTACAGCAGCATGGCCCATACCATGGCTGATCCCGATAACCCTTACTTTATGTTGCTCAGCAGGATGAAGGAAGAGTTTGCAGTGATCAAGGGATTGGGGACTGCTCCGGATTGGATTGCTGATCTTTTTGGTTTCAACATTGTGCTGACCCAATATAAGGCGATTAAGGCCAAGGGAGTGGAGGAATCTTCACAGAAGGCAGAGGATTCCCTGCGCAAGATCATGGCCGATCTGGGTGGCACGATGGCGAAAAATATTGAGGCCCGTATTGAGGGAGCCAAGCAGCTCCAAGAGTACATGCAGGTGTTGCATGATCTGGCCGGGTTTACCACCAGCCAGGAAACGGCTTTCAAGAGTGCTGCTGCCCTTTATCCTGCCACCGGACAAAGCTCTGACAGCGGGGCGGACAGCAAGTCTGCCGGTGCGGTGAAAAAGAATCCTGTAGATGGAGCCACCAGAGCCATGGCTGCTCTGCGTACCCGCATGCGTAGTGGGGGGCAGGGTACCCATATGTTCTGGAATCTTGTGGCCGGACCGCTGGAATTCATGGTTTACGTGATCACCATGGAAGCTTCCTGCGAATTGCAACAGCTTTGGGAAGGCAAGGTACTGGCTGAAACAGCCCATGTTCCTTCGGACAAGTTGCGGACCACCCTGTTCGGCAAGAGCGGAATTGTGGACAAGTTCACTTCCGGGAGTGCTGCGCCTTTCCTGAGCAAGGGTGTCAAGGGCTGGCAGAGTCGACAATGGCTGGGCATTCCTTTTCCGTTCCGCGAAGAATTTTTTGTTTTTCTCAATGACGGAGAGCAGGGAGCACAGGAAATTCAACCTGAATACAAGGTCGGCTTGTCGACCATTCCTACTTCCGTGAATTCCAATGCCACGCAGGAACCGTATGTTACAACTCTTTCTCTTGAGTGCGGCAGCGGCAGACAGGAGTTGGTAAACTACAACTATTCCGAAAAGACGACCTTCACTTGGAAGCCTGACCAGTGCGGAACAACCACCCTGACCATCCGTTTCCCAGGCATTGATCTGGTCAAGACTTATGAGGGCAAGCTTGGCTTTGCTAAGTTCCTGTCCGAGTTCCGCAACGGCGAGGTCAATTTCAGTCCCAAGGACTTTCCGGATCAGGCCAAGGGATTGCAAGGTCTGGGTGTAAGCAGTGTAAAGGTCGGCTACAATTTCAGCGGTGCTGTTCCGGTGATCGAGGTCTTGCAGATCAAGCCCTTGAACCTGCCCAATTTCATAACCGATTGCTGGGAAAATTAA
- a CDS encoding radical SAM protein: MQKDTTKHPCFNKETAGSCGRVHLPVAPKCNIQCNYCNRKYDCVNESRPGVTSSVLKPFQAAEYMDAVLEKEPRITVAGIAGPGDPFANPEETLETMRLLNKKHPHLIFCLSSNGMGILPYLDDLKELGVSHVTITISAIDPKIGAKIYSWVKDGKVVYHGEKGAKELLDRQLAAIKGLKERGITVKINSIVIPGINDHHITEVSKVCAELDADIQNMIPLKPTADTPFADITEPGHETIGPLRKEAGKVIEQMTHCRRCRADAVGLLGDDKSVALCGTLKSCSELKPIDMKGPRPYVAVASREGMLVNQHLGEAREFHIWAEDGSDGFKLVEKRPAPKAGCGPQRWTDLAATLSDCRAVLAAAIGETPQVMLAEEGVEPYVIGGFIEDALATVYSGGNMDIHKGRRGSIADACCTGTGTKCG; this comes from the coding sequence ATGCAGAAAGATACAACTAAACACCCGTGCTTTAACAAAGAAACCGCAGGCTCCTGTGGACGTGTACATCTCCCGGTAGCCCCCAAGTGCAACATCCAGTGCAACTACTGCAACCGTAAATATGATTGCGTTAACGAATCGCGTCCCGGCGTGACCAGCAGTGTTCTCAAGCCTTTTCAGGCTGCGGAATACATGGATGCGGTTTTAGAAAAAGAACCGCGCATCACCGTTGCCGGTATTGCCGGACCGGGCGACCCTTTTGCCAACCCGGAAGAGACTCTGGAAACCATGCGTTTGCTCAATAAAAAACATCCGCACCTGATTTTCTGTCTGTCCTCCAACGGCATGGGGATCCTGCCGTATCTGGATGACCTGAAAGAGCTGGGCGTATCCCACGTAACCATCACTATCAGCGCGATTGATCCAAAAATCGGAGCCAAGATTTATTCATGGGTCAAGGACGGCAAAGTGGTCTATCATGGAGAAAAAGGTGCGAAAGAGCTGCTGGATCGTCAGCTTGCGGCAATCAAAGGACTGAAAGAACGGGGCATTACCGTAAAGATTAACTCCATCGTTATCCCCGGCATTAATGACCATCATATTACTGAAGTTTCTAAAGTCTGTGCCGAGCTTGACGCGGATATCCAGAACATGATCCCGCTTAAGCCGACAGCAGATACACCTTTTGCGGACATAACTGAACCGGGACATGAAACCATCGGTCCCCTGCGCAAAGAGGCCGGCAAAGTAATAGAACAGATGACCCACTGCCGCCGCTGCCGTGCCGATGCTGTAGGACTTTTGGGTGACGATAAATCAGTTGCCCTCTGCGGAACCCTGAAATCATGTTCCGAGCTGAAACCCATTGATATGAAAGGTCCACGCCCCTACGTGGCCGTTGCCTCCCGCGAAGGAATGCTGGTCAACCAGCACCTCGGCGAAGCACGGGAATTCCATATCTGGGCCGAAGATGGAAGTGACGGTTTCAAGCTGGTTGAAAAACGGCCCGCGCCCAAAGCCGGATGCGGCCCCCAGCGCTGGACAGACCTTGCAGCAACTCTCAGCGACTGCCGCGCTGTGCTGGCAGCAGCCATAGGTGAAACCCCGCAGGTAATGCTGGCTGAAGAGGGCGTAGAACCGTACGTAATCGGCGGGTTCATTGAGGACGCGCTGGCTACGGTCTACAGTGGCGGAAACATGGATATCCACAAAGGACGGCGCGGCAGCATCGCAGACGCCTGTTGTACCGGAACCGGCACCAAATGCGGCTAA
- the nifN gene encoding nitrogenase iron-molybdenum cofactor biosynthesis protein NifN, whose amino-acid sequence MTTKSKNYTSTTNACKLCTPLGASLAFRGVEGSIPFLHGSQGCATYMRRYIISHFREPVDIASSALGEKHAIYGGGPNLKKGILNVMKKYEPKIVGVATTCLTETIGDDVPMYLKEFFEEFGDLNLPEIVQVSTPSYNGTHVDGWHGAVRSMVEQLCTEKAENDGHINILPNMVSCEDIRHLFDICEDFGLKATILPDISETLDGPALEDYMKIPVGGTPVEDIKKMSGAAATIELGRCVPVKSGGTSLAERFGVANHRIGLPMGLRESDIFFETLEAVSGKEMPARYERERGRLIDAYVDGHKYVFGKRAVVYGEEDLVTGLCAFLAEIGVDVILAGSGAKKKGMAEAVTAVTEGVGRTIPEIHEGVDFHDISERAEELKPDMLIGHSKGYRYAKAWNIPLIRVGFPVHDRFGGQRIPTLGYRGTQHLFDRIVNSMLEKKQADSSVGYGYM is encoded by the coding sequence ATGACTACCAAGAGTAAAAACTACACATCCACAACTAATGCCTGCAAACTCTGCACACCCCTTGGCGCATCACTCGCTTTCAGAGGAGTGGAAGGCTCCATTCCTTTCCTGCACGGTTCACAGGGCTGCGCGACCTACATGCGCCGCTATATCATCAGCCATTTCCGTGAGCCCGTGGATATCGCATCCTCAGCTCTGGGCGAAAAGCACGCAATTTACGGCGGCGGCCCTAACCTGAAAAAGGGCATCCTCAATGTGATGAAAAAATACGAGCCGAAAATCGTCGGCGTGGCGACCACCTGCCTGACTGAAACCATAGGCGATGATGTTCCCATGTATCTCAAAGAATTTTTTGAGGAATTCGGCGACTTGAACCTGCCTGAGATCGTACAGGTATCAACACCCAGCTACAACGGGACCCACGTGGACGGCTGGCACGGCGCAGTGCGCTCCATGGTCGAACAGCTCTGCACCGAGAAGGCAGAAAACGACGGACACATCAACATCCTGCCCAACATGGTTTCCTGCGAAGACATTCGCCACCTCTTTGATATTTGCGAGGATTTCGGCCTGAAGGCAACCATTCTGCCTGACATTTCCGAAACACTCGATGGCCCTGCACTGGAGGATTACATGAAAATCCCGGTTGGCGGGACTCCGGTGGAAGACATCAAAAAAATGTCCGGTGCGGCAGCAACCATCGAACTCGGTCGCTGTGTACCCGTCAAGAGTGGCGGAACCAGCCTTGCGGAACGTTTCGGAGTGGCAAACCACCGCATCGGTCTGCCCATGGGACTGCGCGAATCGGATATTTTCTTCGAAACCCTCGAAGCTGTTTCCGGCAAAGAAATGCCCGCCCGTTACGAACGCGAACGGGGCAGACTTATTGATGCCTACGTGGATGGACACAAGTACGTGTTCGGCAAACGTGCCGTTGTTTACGGCGAGGAAGACCTCGTAACCGGGCTGTGTGCATTTCTGGCTGAAATCGGTGTGGACGTAATCCTTGCCGGGTCCGGCGCCAAGAAAAAAGGCATGGCCGAAGCTGTCACCGCTGTAACTGAAGGCGTGGGCAGGACCATCCCTGAAATCCACGAAGGCGTTGATTTCCACGATATTTCCGAAAGGGCCGAAGAACTGAAGCCCGATATGCTTATCGGACACTCCAAGGGTTACCGCTACGCCAAGGCATGGAACATCCCCCTGATCAGGGTCGGTTTTCCGGTCCATGACCGCTTCGGCGGACAGCGCATCCCGACCCTCGGCTACCGCGGGACACAGCACCTCTTCGACCGCATTGTCAACTCCATGCTGGAGAAGAAGCAGGCTGATAGCTCCGTTGGTTACGGCTACATGTAA
- the nifE gene encoding nitrogenase iron-molybdenum cofactor biosynthesis protein NifE codes for MNEYTILDERKYQIHRTGEGALDMACNRESLAGAVSQRACVFCGSRVVLYPIADALHLVHGPIGCAVYTWDIRGALSSGPELHRLSFSTDLQETDVIFGGEKKLEAALDELIDRHSPKAAFVYSTCIVGIIGDDLEAVCKKMSEKKGIPVLPVQSEGFKGSKREGYLAACKAMFKLVGTEETSDISPLSVNILGDFNLAGEIWIIREYFKKMGVEVVANITGDGRVKDIGRSHGAALNLVQCSGATLDLAKMMKEEYGTPFMRVSYLGIEDMADSLYQVADFFKDVDPDIVKRTEDLVRDELSKLMPELARMRKDLEGKKVAMYVGGSFKAFSLLKAFRHLGMKVVMVGSQTGTKEDYAELERISDPGTILVDDANPLELSAFIKEKDVDIFVGGVKERPIAFKMGVGFCDHNHERKEALEGFEGMLNFAREIHSSAMSPVWNFVPRRAKKAGE; via the coding sequence ATGAATGAATATACAATATTAGATGAACGTAAATACCAGATCCACCGCACGGGCGAGGGAGCACTGGACATGGCCTGCAACCGGGAATCCCTTGCCGGAGCAGTGAGCCAGAGAGCCTGTGTTTTCTGCGGTTCAAGGGTCGTTCTCTATCCCATAGCCGATGCCCTGCACCTGGTGCACGGGCCTATCGGCTGTGCGGTTTATACCTGGGACATCCGCGGCGCACTTTCCAGCGGACCGGAACTGCACCGCCTCTCCTTTTCCACTGACCTGCAGGAAACTGACGTCATCTTCGGCGGCGAAAAAAAATTGGAAGCCGCCCTTGACGAACTCATCGACCGCCACAGCCCCAAGGCAGCCTTTGTATACTCCACCTGCATTGTGGGCATCATCGGAGATGACCTTGAAGCGGTCTGCAAAAAGATGAGCGAGAAAAAAGGCATCCCTGTTCTTCCGGTACAGTCGGAAGGTTTCAAGGGCAGCAAGCGCGAAGGCTATCTAGCAGCCTGCAAAGCCATGTTCAAACTGGTGGGAACCGAGGAGACATCGGATATCTCCCCGCTTTCCGTGAACATTCTCGGTGACTTCAACCTTGCCGGGGAAATCTGGATCATCCGCGAATATTTCAAAAAAATGGGGGTGGAGGTCGTCGCCAACATCACCGGTGACGGACGTGTGAAGGATATCGGGCGCAGCCACGGTGCGGCCCTTAACCTTGTACAGTGTTCGGGTGCGACATTGGATTTGGCAAAAATGATGAAAGAGGAATACGGCACGCCCTTTATGCGCGTCTCCTACCTCGGCATCGAAGACATGGCCGATTCCCTCTATCAGGTTGCTGATTTCTTCAAGGATGTCGACCCGGACATTGTCAAACGCACGGAAGATCTGGTGCGCGATGAACTTTCAAAGCTCATGCCCGAACTGGCCCGCATGCGCAAAGACCTCGAAGGCAAAAAAGTCGCCATGTACGTGGGCGGTTCCTTCAAGGCTTTCTCCCTGCTCAAGGCATTCCGCCATCTGGGCATGAAAGTAGTTATGGTCGGTTCCCAGACCGGAACCAAGGAAGATTATGCTGAGCTGGAACGCATATCCGATCCCGGCACCATCCTTGTCGATGACGCCAACCCGCTGGAGCTGTCCGCATTCATTAAAGAAAAGGACGTCGATATCTTCGTAGGCGGAGTTAAGGAACGTCCCATCGCCTTCAAGATGGGAGTCGGATTTTGCGATCACAACCACGAACGCAAGGAAGCCCTCGAAGGATTCGAAGGCATGCTCAACTTCGCCCGTGAAATTCATTCATCAGCCATGAGCCCGGTCTGGAACTTTGTACCCCGTAGAGCCAAGAAGGCAGGAGAATAG
- a CDS encoding NifB/NifX family molybdenum-iron cluster-binding protein, translating into MTTSTSHPCFGPSARASVGRIHLPVAPKTFARTKFSTEAKLPAAMLPEEAVAMLDEQIRSGKKIKVVGITGPGDPLADFETTYKTLKMVRAKYPRMHLCLTTLGIGGEKYAERLAELNISHITVLVDAADSATAEKIYAWIRPSTKNIPLPEACIMLMKEQAAAIKAFTDAGLTVKVNTTIYPENVSQIENIAIAVKSLGVEVMGLPFFIPERESEFSAVGNEAVATARELAAKHITLMEPWLKCGASIELETPTSSSLPKPNKNRPNVAVASSSGMDIDLHLGHAHKILIYGPREDGLACLLETREAPEPGGGEARWEKLAEILSDCFVLLCAAAGETPKKILAANGIRTVISEENVEGTVDVLYGGGKKGKCKK; encoded by the coding sequence ATGACTACTTCCACCTCACATCCTTGTTTCGGCCCCTCGGCCCGTGCATCAGTCGGCCGCATTCACCTTCCGGTTGCTCCTAAGACTTTTGCCCGCACTAAATTTTCCACAGAAGCCAAGCTTCCCGCAGCCATGCTCCCGGAAGAGGCTGTTGCCATGCTTGATGAGCAGATTCGCTCCGGCAAAAAGATCAAGGTAGTAGGCATCACCGGTCCCGGCGACCCTCTGGCTGATTTTGAAACCACCTACAAAACCCTGAAAATGGTCAGGGCTAAATACCCGCGCATGCACCTCTGCCTGACCACATTGGGCATCGGCGGTGAAAAATACGCGGAAAGACTGGCCGAACTCAATATTTCCCACATCACTGTTTTGGTGGATGCGGCGGACTCAGCTACCGCCGAAAAAATCTATGCATGGATTCGCCCGTCCACCAAAAACATCCCCCTGCCCGAAGCCTGCATAATGCTCATGAAAGAACAGGCTGCAGCTATCAAAGCTTTCACAGATGCAGGGCTGACCGTCAAAGTCAATACAACTATTTACCCTGAGAATGTCTCCCAGATTGAAAACATAGCTATCGCTGTAAAGTCACTGGGTGTGGAAGTCATGGGACTGCCATTCTTCATTCCTGAAAGGGAAAGCGAATTTTCAGCAGTTGGAAACGAAGCGGTTGCGACTGCCCGGGAACTGGCTGCAAAACACATCACACTTATGGAACCGTGGCTCAAATGCGGTGCATCCATCGAACTGGAAACACCGACATCAAGTTCCCTGCCTAAACCGAACAAGAACCGCCCCAATGTGGCGGTGGCAAGTTCCAGCGGAATGGATATCGACCTGCATCTGGGCCACGCCCATAAAATTCTGATCTACGGTCCGCGCGAAGACGGTTTGGCCTGTCTGCTGGAAACAAGAGAGGCCCCGGAACCGGGCGGCGGAGAAGCCCGCTGGGAAAAGCTGGCCGAGATCCTGAGTGACTGTTTCGTGCTGCTTTGCGCCGCAGCAGGGGAAACCCCGAAAAAAATTCTAGCCGCCAACGGAATCAGAACCGTTATCTCGGAAGAGAACGTGGAAGGCACAGTGGATGTGCTCTATGGCGGCGGCAAAAAAGGCAAATGCAAAAAATAA